From Roseofilum casamattae BLCC-M143, the proteins below share one genomic window:
- a CDS encoding AAA family ATPase — protein sequence MRILSLEYYDKEEGWKLEPVKFSEDLNLLVGVSGAGKTKILKAIRSLRAIANGKSYNGVQWEVCFLTDNKKYHWAGEFETKINTSFLRFNLEEGIEKNDEVRIIHESLKCCDTVIVERTSEEILFNGKATPKLSPFESVIELFQQENIIIPIKDGLEKIVLENSDRETESIWRLPPSVINKYQESSFLELRNSALPLPIKLILTERIFPKEFEKIKNVFIQIFTKTTDIGSSDIKIEDTPIVISQFINESAIFVIKEKDVENWIMKMSSGMFKTLMYISQLYLSPEHSVILIDEFENSLGINCIDSVTDLVLDNTNLQFIATSHHPYIINNISPKYWKIVTRTGSIVTVKDAKDFHIPDSRKKAFFDLINVLKDENDDSDLEDE from the coding sequence ATGAGAATTCTAAGTTTAGAATACTACGATAAAGAAGAGGGATGGAAACTCGAACCCGTAAAGTTTTCCGAAGACTTGAATCTTCTGGTTGGTGTTTCCGGTGCAGGCAAGACTAAAATACTCAAGGCCATAAGAAGTTTGAGAGCGATCGCCAATGGCAAATCTTATAATGGAGTACAGTGGGAAGTCTGTTTTTTGACAGACAATAAAAAATATCATTGGGCGGGAGAGTTTGAGACAAAAATTAATACGAGCTTTCTTCGATTTAATCTTGAAGAAGGTATAGAAAAAAATGACGAAGTCAGGATTATACATGAATCTTTGAAGTGTTGTGATACCGTAATTGTCGAGCGTACTTCAGAAGAAATTTTATTTAATGGCAAAGCGACTCCAAAACTATCTCCTTTTGAGAGTGTTATTGAATTATTTCAGCAAGAGAACATCATTATCCCGATAAAAGATGGACTAGAAAAGATCGTATTGGAAAATTCAGACCGCGAGACTGAAAGTATATGGCGATTGCCACCATCGGTCATCAATAAATACCAAGAATCTTCGTTTTTAGAGTTAAGAAATAGTGCATTACCTCTTCCCATAAAACTTATTCTTACCGAGCGTATATTTCCTAAAGAATTTGAGAAAATAAAAAACGTATTTATTCAGATATTCACTAAGACTACTGACATAGGATCTAGTGATATTAAGATTGAGGATACTCCTATTGTAATTTCTCAATTTATCAATGAATCTGCTATCTTTGTTATCAAAGAAAAAGATGTAGAAAATTGGATTATGAAAATGTCATCGGGAATGTTTAAAACACTGATGTACATCAGCCAATTGTACCTATCTCCTGAACATTCGGTTATTCTTATTGATGAATTTGAAAATAGTTTAGGCATCAATTGTATTGACAGTGTCACCGATTTGGTTCTAGACAATACCAATTTACAGTTCATTGCAACCAGCCATCATCCTTACATCATTAATAACATAAGTCCGAAATATTGGAAAATCGTAACTCGCACGGGAAGTATAGTAACGGTTAAAGATGCTAAGGACTTTCATATTCCCGATTCTCGGAAGAAAGCTTTTTTCGATTTAATCAATGTTCTCAAAGATGAAAATGACGATTCAGATCTGGAGGATGAATGA
- the era gene encoding GTPase Era, with translation MTDASDSLSPSSYDLIPQPPSGFKSGFVGIIGRPNVGKSTIMNQLVGQKIAITSPIAQTTRNRLRGILTTAEAQFIFVDTPGIHKPHHQLGKVLVENAKLAVRSVDVVLFVVDCATEAGGGDRYIAEFLSSSDLPVIIGLNKADLQPEEYNRLDRTYQELADARGWPVVKFSAKTTEGFEQLQATLRDRLEEGPYYYPPDLVTDQPERFIMGELIREQILLLTREEVPHSVAVEIERVQESDDITRVFAAINVERDSQKGILIGKKGSMLKTIGTAAREQMQKLIMGQVYLELFVKVRSKWRQSPSRLSQFGYKVSQD, from the coding sequence ATGACTGATGCTTCCGACTCTCTGTCTCCCTCCTCCTACGATCTAATTCCCCAACCCCCTTCTGGATTTAAATCCGGGTTTGTCGGAATTATCGGCCGTCCCAATGTAGGGAAATCCACGATTATGAATCAATTGGTGGGGCAAAAAATTGCGATTACCTCTCCCATCGCGCAGACGACTCGCAACCGCCTGCGGGGAATTTTAACCACTGCGGAAGCTCAGTTTATTTTTGTCGATACTCCGGGAATTCATAAACCCCATCATCAGTTGGGAAAAGTCTTAGTCGAAAATGCGAAATTAGCCGTGCGATCGGTGGATGTGGTGTTGTTTGTGGTGGATTGTGCGACGGAAGCGGGAGGGGGCGATCGCTATATTGCTGAGTTTCTCTCGTCTTCCGATCTTCCAGTTATTATAGGTTTGAATAAAGCCGACTTGCAACCGGAAGAGTACAATAGGCTCGATCGCACCTATCAAGAGTTAGCCGACGCTCGCGGCTGGCCGGTAGTGAAGTTTTCGGCAAAAACCACAGAAGGGTTCGAGCAACTGCAAGCCACATTGCGCGATCGCCTCGAGGAAGGCCCCTACTATTATCCCCCAGATTTGGTGACCGATCAACCGGAACGATTTATCATGGGCGAGTTGATTCGCGAACAAATTTTATTACTCACCCGCGAAGAAGTTCCCCATTCTGTGGCAGTAGAAATCGAACGGGTACAAGAGAGCGATGATATTACCCGCGTGTTTGCTGCCATTAATGTGGAGCGCGACTCGCAAAAAGGAATTTTGATTGGAAAAAAGGGAAGTATGCTGAAAACCATCGGCACGGCAGCGCGGGAGCAAATGCAAAAGCTGATTATGGGTCAGGTTTATTTAGAGCTATTTGTGAAAGTGCGATCGAAATGGCGCCAGTCTCCCTCCCGTCTCTCTCAGTTTGGTTATAAAGTGAGTCAAGATTAG
- a CDS encoding ATP-dependent 6-phosphofructokinase, with the protein MGENKRIGILTSGGDCAGLNAAIRAVVYHATGHYGYQVFGIHQATLGLLKRPPKAIELDRKAVRGLLVAGGTMLGTTNKGDPFAYPMPDGSICDRSDEMIEGYRQLNLDALLVIGGDGSLAILRKLAQQGQFNIIGIPKTIDNDIGLTEHSIGFETAVDIATEALDRLHFTAASHERVLILEVMGRDAGHIAISAGISGGADVILIPEIAYDLDKVCEHIKRRRDSGKNYSLVIVSEAVKTIEGSSVTNVNVLGQTRYGGVGQYIAEGITARMEAETRVTVLGHTQRGGIPSPTDRLVASAFGVAAVDLVAEEKYDRMVTWQNRQVTSVPIEDAIRDYKVVDLQGTLVKTARGLGICLGD; encoded by the coding sequence ATGGGAGAAAATAAACGAATTGGTATTTTAACCAGTGGTGGCGACTGTGCGGGTCTCAATGCAGCGATTCGTGCTGTAGTCTATCATGCCACGGGACACTACGGATATCAGGTGTTTGGCATTCATCAAGCGACGTTGGGACTGCTGAAGCGGCCGCCAAAAGCGATCGAGTTAGATCGCAAGGCCGTTCGCGGACTATTGGTCGCTGGGGGAACCATGTTAGGAACCACGAATAAAGGAGACCCCTTTGCCTATCCCATGCCTGATGGTAGCATTTGCGATCGCTCCGATGAAATGATCGAAGGCTATCGCCAGTTAAATTTAGATGCCTTATTAGTCATTGGCGGTGATGGTTCCCTCGCTATTTTGCGCAAACTCGCCCAACAGGGACAATTTAATATTATTGGGATTCCGAAAACTATCGATAATGATATCGGTTTAACCGAGCACTCCATCGGCTTTGAAACCGCAGTGGATATTGCCACCGAAGCCCTCGATCGCCTGCATTTTACCGCCGCCAGTCACGAGCGAGTCTTAATTCTAGAAGTCATGGGACGAGATGCCGGTCATATTGCCATTAGTGCCGGAATTTCGGGCGGTGCCGATGTGATTTTAATTCCCGAAATTGCATACGATCTCGATAAGGTTTGCGAGCATATTAAACGCCGTCGAGATTCCGGTAAAAATTATTCCTTAGTTATCGTGTCCGAAGCCGTAAAAACGATAGAAGGATCTTCCGTCACCAATGTTAACGTACTCGGGCAAACGCGCTATGGTGGCGTCGGTCAATACATTGCGGAGGGGATTACGGCGAGAATGGAGGCAGAAACTCGCGTCACGGTTTTAGGACATACCCAGCGCGGGGGGATTCCTTCGCCGACCGATCGCCTAGTAGCTTCCGCATTTGGTGTCGCTGCGGTGGATTTAGTCGCCGAGGAGAAATACGATCGCATGGTGACTTGGCAGAATCGGCAAGTGACTAGCGTTCCCATTGAGGATGCCATTCGCGATTATAAAGTAGTCGATCTGCAAGGAACCTTGGTGAAAACCGCCAGAGGTTTGGGTATTTGTTTGGGAGATTAA
- a CDS encoding Rpn family recombination-promoting nuclease/putative transposase, with protein MAFDNTCKFLATQNPTSFVRWLLPQVNPNNVQVLKTELSSEPVRADSLILLKAADTILHLEFERLPNPDRPIPERMVDYWLRLYRKYHCSITQVVIFLKQTNSPQVYVDRFQVDNTIHRYRVLRLWEQDPKPFLKDPALLPLAPLTRSNAPRDLLEQVAGVARQITNPNQRQEIIACTAIMSGLIHNPQTIQDLFHEDILEDSSFYQFILQKGIKEGIQQGIQQARQEARQEAVLMMLHQKIGMVSTATEEKIYQLSLTQLGVLMEAIPHFQQQQDLTEWLASVPQ; from the coding sequence GTGGCTTTTGACAATACTTGTAAATTTCTCGCGACTCAAAACCCCACCAGTTTTGTCCGTTGGTTGCTTCCCCAAGTCAACCCCAATAACGTGCAAGTCCTCAAAACCGAACTGTCCTCCGAACCAGTTCGTGCTGACTCGCTTATCTTACTCAAAGCTGCCGATACTATTCTGCATCTGGAGTTCGAGCGTCTTCCCAACCCGGATAGACCCATACCAGAGCGGATGGTTGACTACTGGTTAAGACTCTATCGCAAATATCATTGCAGCATTACCCAAGTCGTTATCTTCCTGAAGCAAACCAACTCGCCACAAGTGTACGTCGATCGCTTCCAAGTCGATAATACCATCCACCGCTATCGCGTCCTCCGTCTTTGGGAACAAGACCCAAAACCGTTTCTCAAAGACCCCGCACTTCTGCCTCTAGCTCCTCTAACTCGTAGCAATGCGCCGCGAGATCTGCTAGAACAGGTAGCAGGGGTTGCTCGCCAAATTACCAACCCCAACCAACGCCAAGAAATTATTGCCTGCACTGCGATTATGTCCGGACTTATCCACAACCCCCAAACCATCCAAGACCTCTTCCACGAAGACATCCTGGAAGATTCCTCCTTCTATCAGTTCATCCTGCAAAAAGGGATCAAAGAAGGCATCCAACAAGGCATCCAACAAGCTCGTCAAGAAGCTCGTCAAGAAGCCGTCTTGATGATGTTGCACCAGAAAATTGGTATGGTATCGACAGCAACTGAAGAGAAAATTTACCAACTTTCCTTGACACAACTTGGAGTGTTGATGGAAGCGATACCTCACTTCCAACAACAGCAAGATTTAACTGAGTGGCTTGCGAGTGTTCCTCAATAG
- a CDS encoding NB-ARC domain-containing protein, producing MTNRITAKASSEGLKKIKQAIAKQPSLKKEDWVKKAIQFIRGQTIRETQVSASVSVATWNRFRQGKYKIRLESFQAFCQMLELEWQEIVDDPANELCSLYPRSNNPHEDLGDAPGIAHFFGREKELAKLEKWIVDEECRLIGIVGMAGVGKTGLSVQLTRGGIGKTDLSLELLDRIKDRFEYIIWRKLLNAPLLEEIVDDIIEVLDRDRQAQLIQRIDKKIRWLLKFIKEHKCLIILDNAESILQEGSGTGQYRQGYQNYGQFLEQLAIVDHQSCVLFTSREVPTNIQRLSGDRKPVRLLPLQGLDATAGKHIFAIISTEFAEAGSDREWEKLIELYNGNPLALELVAHYITQVYQGNITEFLREGKLILGESLNEGENERDGIRKLLDWYFQRFSEPEREVMYWLAINREPVSIDDLKEDLMLTSSRNNAGQTLQSLKLRIPLEKGYTKNTFTLQPMLIEYITERLINAICDEVSTGEIELLNSHALMKVSVNSYVKQSQKRTILLPIQDRLLKSFGSRDRLGNQLRQLIVNWQHRSINTGYFAGNIINLLSSLEVNLKGYDFSGLSIVQADLQGLELHDTNFSHCNFDRCSLTQGFGGIHAIAFSPDGQLFAIGDSQCQIRIFTVAERQPIHTFQTRGFWINSLSFSPCSKKLVSSSYGIPLLQLWDLETKQEWSLPGHTELIWTVAFHPSRSIFASGSDDKTIRIWDATTRECLRVLEGHEDWVLSVAFSGDGRVFASGGEDCTIKLWNIDTGQCLRTLTGHQDGIWSVSLNRDGTIMASSGYELDAKLWNLETGECTHTLKGHRRAIKVLAISPDGKMLATSSFDTSIRLWDIHTGECLKVFSGHTASIRTMSFSSDSKTLVSGDNEQTVKFWDVLEQKCLQTWQGYVNWIWSVAVSPDGKYIASSHLDRHVRLWEIETKNCIKTLPGHTGWIWAVTFSPDGQWLASSSEDETIRICHAKTGELRKTLVPETDEFHGIVGTIAWSPDSQLMACSYQTKAISLWNFRTKQWTVLPGEVIWSWSLAFNPGPQFYDRPMLAAADRDGTIKIWDVQTERLVGILEGHQNKVYAIAFSPDGQYLVSGSDDRTVKVWQLSTQNCLQTLAEHTEGIWSVAWSPDGKTIASGSVIGFRGATIKLWDADTGQCLHTLTGHEHTVRSLVFTPNSQTLVSGSPDSTLRLWNASMGECSNLLTIPRPYEGMKITGIAGLTEMQKQVLVALGAID from the coding sequence ATGACAAACCGAATAACGGCTAAAGCTTCCTCAGAAGGGTTAAAGAAAATAAAGCAAGCGATCGCCAAGCAACCGAGCTTAAAAAAAGAGGATTGGGTTAAAAAAGCGATTCAATTTATTCGCGGTCAAACCATTAGAGAAACCCAGGTCTCTGCTAGCGTTTCAGTGGCAACTTGGAATCGATTTCGTCAAGGAAAGTATAAGATTCGATTAGAGTCATTCCAAGCTTTTTGCCAAATGCTAGAGTTGGAGTGGCAAGAAATTGTTGATGACCCCGCAAATGAACTGTGCAGTCTTTATCCTCGTAGCAATAATCCCCATGAAGATTTGGGAGATGCGCCAGGAATTGCTCATTTCTTTGGACGGGAAAAAGAACTAGCAAAACTGGAAAAATGGATCGTTGACGAGGAATGTCGATTAATTGGAATTGTTGGCATGGCAGGAGTTGGAAAAACCGGCTTATCCGTGCAATTAACCCGAGGAGGGATTGGCAAAACCGATCTATCTTTAGAACTGCTCGATCGCATCAAGGATCGGTTTGAATACATTATTTGGCGAAAATTGCTTAATGCTCCCTTATTAGAAGAGATAGTAGACGATATCATTGAAGTTCTCGATCGCGATCGTCAAGCTCAGTTAATTCAGAGAATCGATAAAAAAATACGGTGGCTATTGAAGTTTATAAAAGAGCACAAATGTTTAATTATTCTCGATAATGCCGAATCTATTTTACAAGAAGGTAGTGGAACCGGACAATACCGGCAAGGGTATCAAAACTACGGTCAGTTTTTGGAACAATTGGCTATAGTAGATCATCAAAGCTGTGTCTTATTTACCAGTCGCGAAGTCCCGACCAATATTCAGAGACTATCTGGCGATCGCAAACCCGTTCGCTTGCTCCCGCTACAAGGACTCGATGCGACTGCAGGAAAACATATCTTTGCAATCATTTCTACAGAGTTTGCAGAGGCTGGGAGCGATCGCGAATGGGAGAAACTAATTGAATTGTATAATGGAAATCCTCTAGCATTAGAGTTAGTAGCTCACTACATCACGCAAGTTTATCAAGGCAACATTACCGAATTTTTGCGAGAAGGAAAATTAATTTTAGGCGAATCTTTGAATGAAGGAGAAAATGAAAGAGATGGGATTCGCAAATTACTCGATTGGTATTTTCAGCGATTTTCCGAACCCGAACGAGAAGTTATGTATTGGTTAGCCATTAATCGGGAACCTGTCTCTATTGATGATTTGAAAGAAGACTTGATGTTAACCAGCAGTCGAAATAATGCAGGCCAGACATTGCAGTCTCTAAAATTAAGAATTCCACTCGAGAAAGGATATACTAAAAATACGTTTACGCTCCAACCGATGTTAATCGAATACATAACGGAACGGCTAATTAATGCGATTTGCGATGAAGTAAGTACGGGAGAGATAGAATTACTCAATTCTCATGCTCTGATGAAAGTCTCCGTAAACAGCTATGTGAAACAAAGTCAAAAACGAACGATATTGCTGCCAATACAAGACCGGTTATTGAAGAGTTTTGGGTCGCGCGATCGCCTAGGAAATCAACTCAGACAACTAATCGTTAATTGGCAACATCGAAGCATAAATACTGGATACTTTGCTGGCAATATAATAAACTTACTTAGCTCTCTAGAAGTCAATCTCAAGGGTTATGATTTCTCAGGCTTATCCATCGTGCAAGCCGATCTGCAAGGTCTGGAATTACACGATACTAACTTTTCTCATTGCAATTTTGACCGTTGTTCGCTCACGCAAGGATTTGGTGGAATTCATGCCATTGCCTTTAGTCCCGACGGTCAATTATTCGCGATCGGTGACTCTCAATGTCAGATTCGTATTTTTACAGTCGCAGAACGCCAACCAATTCATACGTTTCAAACTCGCGGATTTTGGATTAATTCACTCTCCTTTAGTCCGTGCAGCAAAAAACTGGTTAGTAGCAGTTATGGTATACCATTATTACAATTATGGGATTTAGAAACAAAACAAGAGTGGAGTTTGCCCGGACATACGGAATTAATCTGGACAGTAGCATTTCATCCATCTCGTTCCATTTTTGCCAGTGGCAGCGATGACAAAACCATTAGAATTTGGGATGCAACGACGAGAGAGTGTTTGCGGGTTTTAGAGGGTCACGAAGACTGGGTGTTATCTGTAGCATTCAGCGGTGACGGTCGAGTATTTGCCAGTGGCGGTGAAGATTGTACGATTAAATTATGGAATATCGATACCGGTCAATGTCTGAGGACTTTAACCGGACATCAAGATGGCATTTGGTCGGTTTCTCTAAATCGAGATGGAACAATTATGGCAAGTTCTGGATACGAACTGGATGCAAAACTCTGGAATCTGGAAACTGGAGAATGTACGCACACTCTCAAAGGTCATCGGAGAGCGATTAAAGTATTAGCAATTAGTCCAGATGGAAAGATGCTTGCCACCAGTAGTTTTGATACATCGATTAGACTCTGGGATATCCACACTGGAGAATGTCTAAAAGTATTCTCCGGTCATACAGCTTCAATCCGAACCATGAGTTTTAGTTCGGATAGTAAGACATTAGTGAGTGGAGATAACGAACAAACGGTAAAATTCTGGGATGTTCTCGAGCAAAAATGTTTGCAAACTTGGCAAGGATACGTGAATTGGATTTGGTCGGTTGCTGTTAGTCCAGATGGAAAATATATTGCTAGCTCGCATTTAGACCGGCATGTGAGACTTTGGGAGATAGAAACGAAAAATTGCATCAAAACTTTGCCCGGACATACTGGCTGGATCTGGGCAGTAACATTTAGTCCAGATGGGCAATGGTTGGCGAGCAGCAGTGAAGATGAAACTATCCGTATTTGTCATGCAAAGACAGGAGAATTACGAAAAACTCTAGTACCAGAAACTGATGAATTTCACGGAATTGTGGGCACGATTGCCTGGAGTCCCGACAGTCAACTAATGGCTTGCTCTTATCAAACAAAAGCCATTAGTTTGTGGAACTTTAGAACCAAGCAATGGACAGTTTTACCGGGTGAAGTTATCTGGAGTTGGTCGTTAGCTTTTAATCCCGGTCCGCAATTCTACGATCGCCCCATGCTAGCGGCAGCCGATCGCGATGGTACGATTAAAATTTGGGACGTGCAAACAGAACGTCTTGTCGGTATCCTGGAAGGGCATCAGAATAAGGTATACGCGATCGCATTTAGTCCCGACGGTCAATATCTAGTTAGCGGTAGTGACGATCGCACGGTGAAAGTGTGGCAGCTCTCTACGCAAAACTGTCTGCAAACCCTGGCAGAGCATACAGAAGGCATTTGGTCGGTTGCTTGGAGTCCGGACGGTAAAACAATTGCCAGCGGAAGTGTCATTGGGTTTCGCGGAGCAACGATAAAGCTCTGGGACGCAGACACTGGGCAATGCTTGCATACACTAACGGGACACGAACATACGGTGCGATCGCTGGTCTTTACTCCCAATAGTCAAACCTTAGTGAGCGGTAGTCCCGATTCTACCCTGAGGTTGTGGAACGCGAGTATGGGAGAATGCAGTAATCTTCTTACCATTCCTCGTCCCTATGAAGGCATGAAGATTACAGGTATCGCGGGATTAACCGAAATGCAGAAACAGGTTTTAGTTGCCTTGGGAGCAATCGACTAA
- a CDS encoding alpha/beta hydrolase: MPIRDGWLSDDYGSNGMEVWKITAFIGLVGLAIAYSIVCWYLWQKQARFIFFPTPEITRTPDDLNLDYEEVWVESVEPGAKLHGWWIPNSATDRVLLYLHGNADNIGANAYHAGRFYHLGFSVFIFDYRGYGQSGGEFPTEKTVYEDSDRIWNYLTQERGIAPEKISVYGHSLGGAIGIELASKQPKINGLAIEGSFTSIINMTYYRHPILGLFPIHLLLQNRFDSIDKVPHLQMPLFFIHGTADKAVPSFMSQELFAAANGEKKLWLFPDGEHSTVAPLAGEEYFDNLREFWQLPVFPIPSYYRKPSD; encoded by the coding sequence TTGCCGATTAGAGACGGCTGGCTCAGTGACGATTACGGTTCTAATGGCATGGAAGTTTGGAAAATTACCGCATTCATTGGATTAGTTGGATTGGCGATCGCCTACAGTATTGTTTGCTGGTATCTCTGGCAGAAACAAGCGCGATTTATTTTTTTCCCAACCCCGGAAATTACCCGAACCCCAGACGATCTCAATTTAGATTATGAAGAAGTTTGGGTCGAGTCGGTAGAACCCGGAGCCAAACTGCACGGATGGTGGATTCCCAATTCAGCCACCGATCGCGTTTTGCTCTATCTGCACGGGAATGCGGATAATATTGGCGCGAATGCTTATCATGCCGGACGATTCTATCATTTAGGGTTTTCCGTCTTTATCTTTGACTATCGCGGATACGGACAGTCGGGAGGGGAATTTCCGACAGAAAAAACGGTTTACGAAGATAGCGATCGCATTTGGAACTATTTAACCCAAGAACGGGGCATTGCTCCGGAGAAAATATCGGTATACGGGCATTCCTTGGGTGGCGCGATCGGGATCGAACTGGCGAGCAAACAGCCGAAGATTAATGGTTTAGCGATCGAAGGATCGTTTACCTCGATTATAAATATGACCTACTATCGCCATCCCATCTTAGGCTTATTTCCGATTCATTTATTATTGCAGAACCGGTTTGATTCCATTGATAAAGTTCCGCACTTGCAAATGCCCTTATTCTTTATTCACGGCACGGCAGATAAGGCAGTTCCTTCCTTTATGTCCCAGGAATTATTTGCGGCAGCAAATGGAGAGAAGAAGTTATGGTTATTTCCCGATGGAGAGCATAGCACGGTCGCTCCATTAGCCGGAGAGGAATACTTTGACAACCTGCGCGAGTTTTGGCAACTCCCGGTTTTCCCAATTCCCTCCTATTATCGGAAACCCAGTGACTGA
- the gatA gene encoding Asp-tRNA(Asn)/Glu-tRNA(Gln) amidotransferase subunit GatA, with amino-acid sequence MTSIRKLHQQLISKERSAVELAEESLQRIDEREPQVQSFLAVMADSALEHAKAVDAKIAAGEEIGLLSGIPIAVKDNMCVPGVPTTCGSKILENFIPPYESTVTAKLKAAGATIVGKTNLDEFAMGSSTENSAYHVTANPWDLTRVPGGSSGGSAAAVASGECPISLGSDTGGSIRLPASFCGIVGLKPTYGLVSRYGLVAYASSLDQIGPFGRSVDDAAILLEAIAGYDTKDSTSLNVEIPAYSDLLRPNLKSKGRLRIGIITETFGAGLDPMVEDAVKQAIAHLQDLGAEIQTISCPNFRYGLPAYYIIAPSEASANLARYDGVKYGFRAEEADNLLSMYKDTRAAGFGEEVKRRITIGTYALSAGYYDAYYLKAQQVRTLIKRDFQKAFAAVDLLVSPTAPTTAFKAGDKKDPLSMYLSDLMTIPVNLAGLPGISVPCGFDEDGMPIGLQLIGDVLREDLLLQVAHTFEQTTSWHLQRPEKFAD; translated from the coding sequence ATGACATCGATCCGCAAGTTGCACCAACAGCTCATTAGTAAAGAGCGATCGGCCGTAGAACTCGCTGAAGAAAGTCTCCAACGCATTGACGAGCGAGAACCCCAAGTCCAAAGCTTTTTGGCAGTCATGGCCGATAGTGCCTTAGAACACGCAAAGGCAGTTGATGCGAAAATAGCGGCCGGTGAAGAAATTGGACTGTTAAGTGGTATTCCCATTGCGGTGAAAGACAATATGTGCGTACCGGGAGTACCGACCACCTGCGGGTCGAAAATATTAGAGAATTTTATTCCTCCTTACGAATCTACCGTAACCGCCAAGTTGAAAGCAGCGGGAGCCACTATTGTTGGGAAGACGAACCTGGATGAGTTTGCCATGGGCAGCTCGACAGAAAATTCCGCCTATCATGTCACGGCAAACCCCTGGGACTTGACGCGAGTTCCAGGAGGCTCCTCCGGAGGTTCCGCAGCCGCCGTAGCCTCGGGAGAATGCCCGATTTCCCTGGGTTCGGACACTGGGGGTTCGATTCGGCTTCCGGCGTCGTTTTGCGGCATTGTCGGCTTAAAACCGACCTATGGCTTAGTCTCTCGCTATGGGTTGGTGGCTTATGCTTCGTCGTTGGATCAAATCGGCCCTTTTGGCCGGAGCGTGGATGATGCGGCTATTCTGTTAGAGGCGATCGCCGGTTACGATACAAAAGACTCCACCAGTTTGAACGTGGAAATTCCGGCCTATTCCGACCTGCTGCGACCGAATTTAAAATCGAAAGGTCGGTTGCGCATCGGGATTATTACGGAAACCTTTGGCGCCGGACTCGACCCCATGGTTGAAGATGCGGTGAAACAGGCGATCGCTCACTTACAAGATTTAGGCGCAGAAATCCAAACCATCTCTTGTCCCAATTTCCGTTATGGATTGCCCGCTTACTATATCATTGCTCCCTCGGAAGCCTCCGCTAATTTAGCTCGCTATGATGGAGTGAAATATGGGTTCCGTGCCGAAGAGGCTGATAACTTGCTTTCCATGTATAAAGACACTCGCGCCGCCGGATTTGGCGAGGAAGTGAAGCGCCGGATTACGATCGGTACGTATGCCCTGTCGGCGGGATATTACGATGCCTATTACTTAAAAGCACAGCAAGTGCGGACATTAATTAAACGAGATTTTCAGAAAGCCTTTGCTGCCGTGGATTTATTAGTCTCGCCAACCGCACCAACCACGGCGTTTAAAGCCGGAGATAAAAAAGATCCCTTAAGCATGTATCTCTCCGATTTAATGACGATTCCGGTTAATTTAGCCGGACTGCCTGGTATCAGCGTTCCTTGCGGATTTGATGAGGATGGAATGCCCATTGGCTTGCAATTAATTGGAGATGTATTGCGCGAAGATTTGCTATTGCAAGTCGCTCACACCTTCGAGCAAACCACATCTTGGCATTTGCAACGTCCGGAAAAATTTGCCGATTAG